One part of the Leptotrichia sp. oral taxon 215 str. W9775 genome encodes these proteins:
- the aroE gene encoding shikimate dehydrogenase, translating to MKKLGLLGEKLGHSYSKEIHEIFFKLTGKDASYKLIEKEMEDIPSFMQELREGKFDGVNVTIPYKNEVMNYMDSISDSAKKIGAVNTITVKNGKLIGNNTDYFGFLKTLQQNDINVKDGKILMLGTGGAAKAVYNVLIDEGAKNIYLATISENDSFEIRKGDRLIHYSEIRNVRNVNLIVNCTPVGMYPAVNMTPLEEVNMINTDCVVDIIYNPEETVLMKKYKERNVKAVNGLTMLIFQAIKSEEIWNDEKYDDEVLKKVHEKLSEKLYK from the coding sequence ATGAAAAAACTGGGGCTTCTAGGAGAAAAGCTAGGACATAGCTATTCAAAAGAAATTCATGAAATATTTTTTAAACTTACAGGAAAAGATGCAAGTTATAAGCTAATTGAGAAAGAAATGGAGGATATACCTTCTTTTATGCAGGAACTGCGTGAAGGTAAATTTGACGGAGTAAACGTTACAATTCCATATAAGAATGAAGTAATGAATTATATGGACAGTATTTCAGACTCTGCGAAAAAAATAGGGGCAGTAAATACAATAACTGTTAAAAATGGAAAACTTATCGGGAACAACACTGATTATTTTGGATTTTTAAAAACTTTGCAGCAGAATGATATTAATGTGAAGGACGGAAAAATCCTCATGCTGGGAACAGGTGGAGCGGCAAAGGCTGTGTATAATGTTCTTATAGATGAAGGAGCTAAAAATATATATTTGGCTACAATATCAGAAAACGATTCTTTTGAAATAAGAAAAGGAGACAGGCTTATACACTATTCTGAAATAAGAAATGTGAGAAATGTAAACCTGATTGTAAACTGTACGCCGGTAGGGATGTATCCTGCTGTAAATATGACACCTCTGGAAGAAGTGAATATGATAAACACTGACTGTGTAGTGGATATAATATATAATCCTGAAGAAACGGTTCTCATGAAAAAATATAAGGAAAGAAATGTAAAAGCTGTAAATGGTCTTACAATGCTTATATTTCAGGCAATAAAATCAGAAGAAATATGGAATGATGAAAAATATGATGATGAAGTGCTGAAAAAAGTTCATGAAAAATTATCAGAAAAACTTTATAAATAA
- a CDS encoding pseudouridine synthase — protein MRLDRFLANSGVGTRKEVKDILKKRKIKVNDVIILDGSVHVNENEDIVKYNDEVINYRPFVYIMMNKPDGVISATEDKEHKTVIDLLGNNYRTYSLFPVGRLDIDTEGLLILTNDGILTHNLLAPNKHVDKKYYVELRDPVTEEAAKKLEAGIELEGDFVTKNAKVEVIENSEEPINKKTGERNPSKAYITISEGKYHQVKRMFKAVNNKVEYLKRIQMGNLVLDENLKIGEYRELTEKELKILKNGK, from the coding sequence ATGAGATTAGATAGATTTTTAGCCAATTCGGGTGTAGGAACAAGAAAAGAAGTAAAAGATATATTAAAAAAAAGAAAAATAAAAGTAAATGATGTTATAATATTAGATGGGAGTGTTCACGTAAATGAAAATGAGGATATTGTAAAGTATAATGATGAAGTTATAAATTACAGACCTTTTGTATATATAATGATGAACAAACCTGACGGAGTGATTTCAGCAACAGAAGATAAGGAACATAAGACGGTTATAGATTTACTGGGAAACAATTACAGGACATATAGCCTTTTTCCTGTAGGTAGACTTGATATAGATACTGAAGGGCTTCTAATTCTTACAAATGACGGAATTCTTACTCATAATCTGCTTGCTCCAAATAAACATGTGGATAAAAAGTATTATGTGGAACTGAGAGATCCGGTAACAGAAGAAGCTGCTAAAAAGCTTGAAGCGGGAATTGAGCTTGAAGGTGACTTTGTTACGAAAAATGCTAAGGTTGAGGTAATTGAAAACAGTGAAGAGCCGATAAACAAAAAAACAGGGGAAAGAAATCCTAGCAAAGCCTATATTACAATAAGTGAAGGGAAATATCATCAGGTTAAAAGAATGTTCAAGGCTGTAAATAACAAGGTGGAATATCTGAAAAGAATTCAGATGGGAAATCTGGTGCTTGATGAAAACTTAAAAATAGGAGAATATAGGGAACTTACTGAAAAGGAACTGAAAATACTAAAAAATGGAAAATAA
- a CDS encoding chorismate mutase, whose product MKKLDLGEIRNRIDHIDRKLVELIEERMEIVKEVALYKKENGMKIFDRKREEEVVNKNLSNVKSEELKHYIEGILKDIMDSSKEYQKFKIGSPKEYINDLNFNGKKLGYTGVPGAYAYEVMVNLLKNSKNSEGHMGAKAEEILNFNTHRELVEGVEAGKVDFAILPIENSIVGEVRDSIDLINKRNIYIVGEVKHKIEHNLLGIKGSKIDDIKRVYSHEQALMQCSEFLGKYPEWEKIRMNNTALSAKYIGDTGNKENACIANMETRKMYNLELLQPNVNNEKENFTRFFIVSNKNLICENSEKISVITSTKNEAGALMKLLKVFSDYGLNMVNLKSRPKTNKPWEYYFYIDFEGNLEEEKVEKALEEIREKSIYLQILGNYKIYNVEI is encoded by the coding sequence ATGAAAAAACTTGATTTAGGAGAAATTAGGAACAGAATAGATCATATTGACAGAAAATTAGTTGAATTGATAGAAGAAAGAATGGAAATTGTAAAGGAAGTTGCGTTATATAAAAAAGAAAATGGCATGAAAATATTCGACAGAAAAAGGGAAGAGGAAGTAGTAAATAAAAATCTTTCAAATGTCAAGAGCGAAGAGCTGAAACATTATATAGAAGGCATACTTAAGGATATAATGGATTCCAGCAAGGAATATCAGAAGTTTAAAATAGGTAGTCCAAAAGAATATATAAATGATCTGAATTTTAATGGGAAAAAGCTTGGATATACAGGGGTTCCGGGGGCATATGCATATGAAGTGATGGTTAATCTGCTGAAAAATAGTAAAAATTCAGAAGGTCATATGGGAGCCAAGGCTGAAGAAATTTTAAATTTTAATACCCACAGGGAACTTGTGGAAGGAGTTGAAGCTGGAAAGGTTGACTTTGCAATTCTTCCAATAGAAAATTCAATAGTGGGGGAAGTAAGAGACAGTATAGACCTTATAAATAAACGTAATATTTATATTGTCGGGGAAGTAAAACACAAGATAGAGCACAATCTTCTTGGAATTAAGGGAAGTAAAATAGATGATATAAAAAGAGTTTATTCCCATGAACAGGCACTTATGCAATGTTCAGAATTTTTAGGAAAGTATCCTGAATGGGAAAAAATAAGAATGAACAATACAGCGCTTAGTGCAAAATATATAGGAGATACAGGAAATAAGGAAAATGCATGTATTGCCAATATGGAAACAAGGAAAATGTACAATCTGGAATTGCTGCAGCCTAATGTAAATAACGAGAAGGAAAATTTCACAAGATTTTTTATTGTTTCGAATAAAAATCTTATTTGCGAAAACAGTGAAAAAATAAGTGTCATTACAAGTACAAAAAATGAGGCGGGAGCACTTATGAAGCTTTTGAAGGTATTTTCAGATTATGGGCTGAATATGGTGAATTTAAAGTCAAGACCGAAAACAAATAAGCCTTGGGAATATTATTTCTATATAGATTTTGAAGGAAATCTGGAAGAGGAAAAAGTTGAAAAAGCTTTGGAAGAAATAAGAGAAAAGTCCATATATTTACAAATTTTAGGAAATTATAAGATATATAATGTAGAAATTTAA
- a CDS encoding glycosyltransferase — MNGCEKIKIDIVVPPYSGHLNPVLGLIKDLINDEKYDICIHTGAKKKEFLNNLGIKCEVVLKDKPSVFENIVNTSKQTNIFIYYKQFRSNMALVPELVKELEEKFRERKPDVIIADFIAAPAGMIADKLGIPWISSMPTPFIVESKTTTPTYMGGWYPREGLIYKIRDAVGRFVIRNFKRAVCFLARKELKPLGFKLYDKNGEENIYSHYSMLGLGMKELEFRDDFPKQFIHAGPCCEGFDKNKYEFPDTKKYGKVIFLTSGTHVLWGKNDLVEIAKELSEIYPDTCYIVSFGNYAKKDEPVEKPAENIFVYQYADYDTFLPKVDYIIHHGGTGILYNGIKFNKPSVIIPHDYDQFDYAVRAEIAEIGFPASLKSRKSVIDAVGKMLNKKEWKKLEKMSEDFKKYNPSDVLKKEIERLVKK, encoded by the coding sequence ATGAATGGTTGCGAAAAAATAAAAATTGATATTGTTGTGCCCCCATATAGCGGGCATTTGAATCCTGTATTGGGATTAATAAAGGATTTAATAAATGATGAAAAATATGATATATGTATTCATACAGGAGCTAAAAAAAAGGAATTTTTAAATAACCTGGGAATTAAATGTGAAGTTGTCCTAAAGGATAAACCTTCAGTATTTGAAAATATTGTAAATACATCAAAACAAACGAATATATTTATATATTATAAGCAGTTCAGATCGAATATGGCTCTTGTACCGGAACTTGTAAAAGAACTTGAGGAAAAGTTCAGGGAAAGAAAGCCGGATGTGATAATAGCTGATTTTATAGCTGCACCTGCTGGTATGATAGCTGATAAGCTTGGAATTCCTTGGATTTCAAGTATGCCAACTCCTTTTATAGTAGAAAGTAAAACGACAACCCCTACTTATATGGGTGGATGGTATCCAAGAGAAGGGTTAATATACAAAATTAGAGATGCTGTAGGAAGATTCGTAATCAGAAATTTCAAGAGGGCAGTGTGTTTTTTAGCCAGAAAAGAGCTGAAACCTCTGGGATTTAAATTATATGATAAAAATGGGGAAGAAAATATATACTCACATTATTCAATGCTTGGGCTGGGAATGAAGGAACTTGAATTCAGGGATGACTTTCCTAAGCAGTTTATACATGCAGGCCCTTGCTGTGAAGGATTTGATAAAAATAAATATGAATTTCCTGATACAAAAAAATATGGAAAAGTTATATTTCTGACAAGTGGAACTCATGTTCTCTGGGGGAAAAATGACCTGGTAGAAATTGCAAAGGAACTTTCAGAAATATATCCTGATACTTGCTATATTGTATCCTTTGGAAATTATGCAAAAAAAGATGAGCCTGTGGAAAAACCTGCTGAAAACATATTTGTTTATCAGTATGCAGATTATGACACTTTTCTTCCAAAGGTGGATTATATAATTCATCACGGTGGAACAGGTATTCTGTATAATGGAATAAAATTTAACAAACCGTCAGTAATTATTCCTCATGACTATGACCAGTTTGACTATGCTGTAAGGGCTGAAATTGCAGAAATCGGATTTCCGGCAAGCCTTAAGTCAAGAAAGTCTGTAATAGATGCTGTTGGAAAAATGTTAAACAAGAAGGAATGGAAAAAACTGGAGAAAATGTCGGAGGATTTTAAGAAATACAATCCAAGTGATGTTCTCAAGAAGGAAATAGAAAGACTTGTAAAGAAATAA
- a CDS encoding uracil-DNA glycosylase, producing MKTILEDNISYDTKIKDFGVDSVNKRIITTGDKLIFLKEGKIEKEVAGKIKNCEVIRYIKEKNQLFVSSIFFVSTQNGKVYKCDGRRKKIIEEVYDFERTPEVVDFTTGGKIIFIENNTLCSYDVNTKESYITQSFSENMTKGNYRIFTSGENVILKYRELHEKSNKINIFDSKLEKIFDIKTENNHIYSKIVGIEYLAGTDAGEIEIWNIIESEMYNSIKISNSRITFIEKNDKNYFIGTGTGDLIITDETFKIQVIQNIFKNEITKICVIEDEIFVLGVENKIVKLKIIDETNEVKNNIQRMEFMEKYNIHEDYYDFFTVEKVTAINSFIKCMEIRKIEYIPKNEYIFKSLRSSISSRKVCILSNEPYSQGEIATGLAFEVKNTSWVNHEINISLKNILKLLYKTYNGKMEDIEKIRKEISHNEFNILPPNELFKSWEKQGVLLLNSSLTAIEEKTGEHNKFWHPFTRDLIEYISTKNENIVYFLWGKDAEQFEKNILNGEIIKSNHPAKGGHSEGEKDFLKGDFFEKTKDMINWLGIKEII from the coding sequence ATGAAAACAATTTTAGAAGACAATATATCATATGATACAAAAATAAAAGATTTTGGAGTAGATTCTGTAAATAAGAGAATAATAACAACAGGAGATAAACTGATTTTTTTAAAAGAAGGAAAAATAGAAAAGGAAGTCGCGGGAAAAATAAAAAATTGTGAAGTAATCCGGTATATAAAGGAAAAAAATCAACTTTTTGTTTCCAGCATATTTTTTGTTTCTACACAAAATGGGAAAGTATACAAATGTGACGGAAGAAGAAAAAAAATAATAGAAGAAGTGTATGATTTTGAGAGAACACCTGAAGTAGTTGATTTTACAACAGGTGGAAAAATTATTTTTATTGAAAATAATACACTTTGTTCGTATGATGTAAATACGAAGGAATCATATATTACTCAATCTTTTTCAGAAAATATGACTAAAGGAAATTATAGAATATTCACAAGTGGGGAAAATGTAATACTGAAATATAGGGAACTGCATGAAAAAAGCAACAAAATAAATATTTTTGACAGCAAGCTTGAAAAAATATTTGATATAAAAACGGAAAATAATCATATTTATTCTAAAATTGTAGGAATTGAATATCTTGCCGGAACAGATGCTGGAGAGATAGAAATATGGAATATAATCGAATCAGAAATGTATAATTCAATTAAGATTTCCAATTCCAGAATAACTTTTATTGAGAAAAATGACAAAAATTATTTTATAGGTACTGGAACAGGGGATCTTATAATTACAGATGAAACTTTTAAAATACAGGTAATACAGAATATTTTTAAAAATGAAATAACAAAAATATGCGTAATAGAAGATGAAATTTTTGTTCTTGGTGTTGAAAATAAAATAGTGAAACTTAAAATAATAGATGAAACAAATGAAGTAAAAAATAATATTCAGAGAATGGAATTTATGGAAAAATATAACATACATGAAGATTATTATGATTTTTTCACTGTGGAAAAAGTGACCGCAATAAATAGTTTTATAAAATGTATGGAAATAAGAAAAATAGAGTATATTCCAAAAAATGAATATATATTTAAGTCATTAAGAAGTTCAATTTCCTCAAGAAAAGTCTGTATACTTTCCAATGAACCGTATTCTCAAGGTGAAATAGCTACCGGGCTTGCATTTGAGGTTAAAAATACTTCTTGGGTTAATCATGAAATAAACATTTCATTGAAAAATATATTAAAATTACTATATAAAACTTATAATGGAAAAATGGAAGATATTGAAAAAATAAGAAAAGAAATAAGCCATAACGAGTTTAATATACTTCCGCCAAATGAACTATTTAAATCGTGGGAAAAGCAGGGAGTTCTTCTTTTAAATTCATCACTGACAGCTATCGAGGAAAAAACAGGGGAACATAATAAATTCTGGCATCCTTTTACAAGAGATTTAATAGAGTATATTTCAACAAAAAATGAAAATATAGTATACTTTCTCTGGGGAAAAGATGCAGAACAGTTTGAAAAAAACATTTTAAATGGAGAAATAATAAAGAGTAATCATCCTGCAAAAGGAGGACATTCAGAAGGTGAAAAGGATTTTCTGAAGGGAGATTTTTTTGAAAAAACAAAGGATATGATAAATTGGTTAGGAATAAAAGAAATTATATAA